One segment of Anser cygnoides isolate HZ-2024a breed goose chromosome 5, Taihu_goose_T2T_genome, whole genome shotgun sequence DNA contains the following:
- the PPFIBP2 gene encoding liprin-beta-2 isoform X15, which yields MLQQELLSRTSLETQKLDLMAEVSDLKIKLVGMEKEQSEYEEKQNKAESVVNLISELQEQMCRLQLEINSRIQERKSQDRKPDVTPNGPHSSPRSVIETLSQKNCSQCDGLLQELRHLKIKVEELENERNQYEWKLKATKAEIAQLQEQLALKDAEIERLQSQLSRTSSHSEVAEREEVYRRRLKEKHQEVQRLKIGMESLLAANEEKDRRIEELTLLLSQYRRVKEIMIAAHGKMSCSSDRIVSGGNEEELEATLRKWNLLNNPQGDLFKSEASSGELPPATSSPVPHKATEISGTIPVSSANLTSPQEETLEILNRVPQKKKSSSLEDLQSESLEKYVDGKPVQPVVEQESKPLVKGSKYQTLPGKLPRPSQNGDQGTYNASNSPDTCGVNDSEDNSILGLNRIRSVSAPVLGETENVDGTVVSDDLSPLSSGTDSGPQSPMSPENRKSPKGIKKIWGKIRRTQSGNFPADDLGLAEFRRGGLRATAGPRLSRSKETKGQKSDYNAPFAQWSTERVCNWLEDFGLGQYVIFARQWVTSGHTLLTATPQDMEKEMGIKHPLHRKKLVLAIKSINAKQDEKSAQLDHIWVTRWLDDIGLPQYKDQFHESRVDGRMLQYLTVNDLLFLKVTSQLHHLSIKCAIHVLHVNSFNPHCLRRRPVEENNVSPSEVVQWSNHRVMEWLRSVDLAEYAPNLRGSGVHGGLIILEPRFNGDTLAMLLNIPPQKTLLRRHLTTNFNVLIGPEAQQEKRDITESTAYTPLTTTAKVRPKKLGFSHFGNLRKKKFDESTDYICPMDTNPAATNGTQKNYGGYKGLSPFTDRELDQMEHSEGTVKQIGAFSQGISNLTTMLSQDEMLNDSRFLTPTFEDWR from the exons tCAGTAGTGAACCTGATAAGTGAGCTCCAGGAGCAGATGTGTAGACTGCAGCTGGAAATTAATAGTAGAATCCAAGAAAGAAAGTCTCAAGATAGGAAACCAGATGTGACACCTAATGGCCCTCACTCTAGTCCAAGATCAGTGATAGAGACTCTCAGCCAGAAGAATTGCTCTCAGTGTGAT GGTTTGCTACAGGAACTTAGACACCTCAAAATTAAAGtggaagaactggaaaatgaaagaaatcaatatgagtggaaattaaaagcaactaaA GCGGAGATAGCCCAGCTTCAGGAGCAATTAGCTCTCAAAGATGCAGAAATTGAACGCTTACAAAGTCAACTATCTAGGACCTCATCACATAGCGAAGTTGCAGAAAGAG AGGAAGTTTATAGGAGAAGGCTAAAAGAAAAAC atcAAGAAGTTCAACGGTTGAAGATAGGAATGGAATCATTATTGGctgcaaatgaagaaaag GACCGCCGAATAGAGGAGTTAACACTATTGCTAAGCCAGTACAGAAGGGTCAAGGAGATAATGATTGCAGCTCACGGTAAAATGTCAT GCTCTTCAGACAGAATTGTCTCTGGTGGCAATGAAGAGGAACTTGAGGCAACTTTAAGGAAATGGAATCTTTTGAACAATCCTCAAGGAGATCTATTTAAATCAGAG GCCTCTTCAGGAGAATTGCCACCAGCTACGTCATCTCCAGTGCCACACAAAGCTACAGAAATCAG TGGAACCATTCCAGTATCTTCAGCTAATCTAACCTCTCCACAAGAAGAAACTTTGGAAATCCTAAATAG GgttccacagaaaaaaaaatcaagtagtTTAGAAGATTTGCAGAGCGAATCCCTGGAAAAG TATGTAGACGGAAAACCAGTACAGCCTGTTGTAGAACAAGAG agtaaGCCACTTGTGAAAGGCAGCAAATACCAAACATTGCCAGGAAAACTTCCTCGACCCTCACAGAATGGAGACCAGGGAACATATAATGCATCAAATTCACCAGACACGTGTGGCGTGAACGACAGTGAGGACAACAGCATCCTGGGCCTGA ATCGCATCAGGAGTGTCAGTGCACCAGTGCTAG GAGAAACAGAGAACGTGGATGGTACAGTAGTCTCAGATGACCTTTCACCTCTTTCTTCTGGAACGGATTCAGGTCCACAGTCTCCAATGTCTCCAGAAAATAGAAAGAGTCCAAAAGGGATCAAGAAAATCTGGGGAAa AATAAGAAGAACTCAGTCTGGTAACTTCCCTGCAGACGATCTGGGTTTGGCAGAGTTTCGAAGAGGCGGTCTCCGTGCAACAGCTGGACCTCGGTTATCCAGATCAAAGGAAACCAAAGGCCAGAAAAG tgACTACAATGCTCCCTTTGCTCAGTGGAGCACTGAGAGAGTTTGTAACTGGCTTGAGGACTTCGGTCTTGGGCAGTACGTCATTTTTGCACGGCAGTGGGTGACTTCAGGCCATACACTATTAACTGCAACACCTCAGGACATGGAAAAG GAAATGGGAATAAAGCATCCACTGCACAGGAAGAAATTAGTTTTGGCTATTAAAtcaataaatgcaaaacaagatgagaaaTCTGCACAACTCGATCATATCTGGGTGACAC GCTGGCTTGATGACATTGGTTTACCTCAGTACAAAGACCAGTTTCATGAGTCCAGAGTTGATGGGAGAATGTTGCAGTATTTAACTGTG AATGATCTTCTCTTTCTGAAAGTCACCAGTCAGCTGCATCACCTGAGTATTAAGTGTGCCATTCATGTGCTGCATGTCAACAGTTTTAACCCCCACTGTCTACGCAGAAGACCAGTTGAGGAG AATAACGTTTCACCTTCTGAAGTAGTGCAGTGGTCCAATCACAGAGTGATGGAATGGCTCAGATCAGTTGATCTGGCAGAATATGCACCAAACCTTCGAGGAAGCGGAGTGCACGGTGGCCTCATT ATTCTCGAACCTCGCTTCAATGGTGACACACTGGCAATGCTGCTGAATATTCCACCTCAAAAGACCCTACTGCGACGCCACCTAACAACcaattttaatgtattaattGGACCAGAGgcacagcaagaaaaaagagatATAACAGAGTCAACAGCATACACACCTCTGACCACCACTGCCAAAGTTCGG cCAAAGAAACTTGGATTTTCACATTTTGgaaacttaagaaaaaagaaatttgatgAATCAACAGACTACATTTGTCCTATGGATACAAATCCAGCTGCTACAAATGGTACTCAGAAGAACTATGGTGGATACAAAGGACTTAGTCCATTCACTGATAGGGAGCTGGATCAG ATGGAACATTCAGAAGGAACAGTAAAGCAAATAGGGGCTTTTTCTCAAGGCATAAGCAATCTTACG acaatgtTAAGCCAAGATGAAATGCTAAATGACAGCAGATTTTTAACACCTACCTTTGAAGACTGGAGATGA
- the PPFIBP2 gene encoding liprin-beta-2 isoform X16: protein MAEVSDLKIKLVGMEKEQSEYEEKQNKAESVVNLISELQEQMCRLQLEINSRIQERKSQDRKPDVTPNGPHSSPRSVIETLSQKNCSQCDGLLQELRHLKIKVEELENERNQYEWKLKATKAEIAQLQEQLALKDAEIERLQSQLSRTSSHSEVAEREEVYRRRLKEKHQEVQRLKIGMESLLAANEEKDRRIEELTLLLSQYRRVKEIMIAAHGKMSCSSDRIVSGGNEEELEATLRKWNLLNNPQGDLFKSEASSGELPPATSSPVPHKATEISGTIPVSSANLTSPQEETLEILNRVPQKKKSSSLEDLQSESLEKYVDGKPVQPVVEQESKPLVKGSKYQTLPGKLPRPSQNGDQGTYNASNSPDTCGVNDSEDNSILGLNRIRSVSAPVLGETENVDGTVVSDDLSPLSSGTDSGPQSPMSPENRKSPKGIKKIWGKIRRTQSGNFPADDLGLAEFRRGGLRATAGPRLSRSKETKGQKSDYNAPFAQWSTERVCNWLEDFGLGQYVIFARQWVTSGHTLLTATPQDMEKEMGIKHPLHRKKLVLAIKSINAKQDEKSAQLDHIWVTRWLDDIGLPQYKDQFHESRVDGRMLQYLTVNDLLFLKVTSQLHHLSIKCAIHVLHVNSFNPHCLRRRPVEENNVSPSEVVQWSNHRVMEWLRSVDLAEYAPNLRGSGVHGGLIILEPRFNGDTLAMLLNIPPQKTLLRRHLTTNFNVLIGPEAQQEKRDITESTAYTPLTTTAKVRPKKLGFSHFGNLRKKKFDESTDYICPMDTNPAATNGTQKNYGGYKGLSPFTDRELDQMEHSEGTVKQIGAFSQGISNLTTMLSQDEMLNDSRFLTPTFEDWR, encoded by the exons tCAGTAGTGAACCTGATAAGTGAGCTCCAGGAGCAGATGTGTAGACTGCAGCTGGAAATTAATAGTAGAATCCAAGAAAGAAAGTCTCAAGATAGGAAACCAGATGTGACACCTAATGGCCCTCACTCTAGTCCAAGATCAGTGATAGAGACTCTCAGCCAGAAGAATTGCTCTCAGTGTGAT GGTTTGCTACAGGAACTTAGACACCTCAAAATTAAAGtggaagaactggaaaatgaaagaaatcaatatgagtggaaattaaaagcaactaaA GCGGAGATAGCCCAGCTTCAGGAGCAATTAGCTCTCAAAGATGCAGAAATTGAACGCTTACAAAGTCAACTATCTAGGACCTCATCACATAGCGAAGTTGCAGAAAGAG AGGAAGTTTATAGGAGAAGGCTAAAAGAAAAAC atcAAGAAGTTCAACGGTTGAAGATAGGAATGGAATCATTATTGGctgcaaatgaagaaaag GACCGCCGAATAGAGGAGTTAACACTATTGCTAAGCCAGTACAGAAGGGTCAAGGAGATAATGATTGCAGCTCACGGTAAAATGTCAT GCTCTTCAGACAGAATTGTCTCTGGTGGCAATGAAGAGGAACTTGAGGCAACTTTAAGGAAATGGAATCTTTTGAACAATCCTCAAGGAGATCTATTTAAATCAGAG GCCTCTTCAGGAGAATTGCCACCAGCTACGTCATCTCCAGTGCCACACAAAGCTACAGAAATCAG TGGAACCATTCCAGTATCTTCAGCTAATCTAACCTCTCCACAAGAAGAAACTTTGGAAATCCTAAATAG GgttccacagaaaaaaaaatcaagtagtTTAGAAGATTTGCAGAGCGAATCCCTGGAAAAG TATGTAGACGGAAAACCAGTACAGCCTGTTGTAGAACAAGAG agtaaGCCACTTGTGAAAGGCAGCAAATACCAAACATTGCCAGGAAAACTTCCTCGACCCTCACAGAATGGAGACCAGGGAACATATAATGCATCAAATTCACCAGACACGTGTGGCGTGAACGACAGTGAGGACAACAGCATCCTGGGCCTGA ATCGCATCAGGAGTGTCAGTGCACCAGTGCTAG GAGAAACAGAGAACGTGGATGGTACAGTAGTCTCAGATGACCTTTCACCTCTTTCTTCTGGAACGGATTCAGGTCCACAGTCTCCAATGTCTCCAGAAAATAGAAAGAGTCCAAAAGGGATCAAGAAAATCTGGGGAAa AATAAGAAGAACTCAGTCTGGTAACTTCCCTGCAGACGATCTGGGTTTGGCAGAGTTTCGAAGAGGCGGTCTCCGTGCAACAGCTGGACCTCGGTTATCCAGATCAAAGGAAACCAAAGGCCAGAAAAG tgACTACAATGCTCCCTTTGCTCAGTGGAGCACTGAGAGAGTTTGTAACTGGCTTGAGGACTTCGGTCTTGGGCAGTACGTCATTTTTGCACGGCAGTGGGTGACTTCAGGCCATACACTATTAACTGCAACACCTCAGGACATGGAAAAG GAAATGGGAATAAAGCATCCACTGCACAGGAAGAAATTAGTTTTGGCTATTAAAtcaataaatgcaaaacaagatgagaaaTCTGCACAACTCGATCATATCTGGGTGACAC GCTGGCTTGATGACATTGGTTTACCTCAGTACAAAGACCAGTTTCATGAGTCCAGAGTTGATGGGAGAATGTTGCAGTATTTAACTGTG AATGATCTTCTCTTTCTGAAAGTCACCAGTCAGCTGCATCACCTGAGTATTAAGTGTGCCATTCATGTGCTGCATGTCAACAGTTTTAACCCCCACTGTCTACGCAGAAGACCAGTTGAGGAG AATAACGTTTCACCTTCTGAAGTAGTGCAGTGGTCCAATCACAGAGTGATGGAATGGCTCAGATCAGTTGATCTGGCAGAATATGCACCAAACCTTCGAGGAAGCGGAGTGCACGGTGGCCTCATT ATTCTCGAACCTCGCTTCAATGGTGACACACTGGCAATGCTGCTGAATATTCCACCTCAAAAGACCCTACTGCGACGCCACCTAACAACcaattttaatgtattaattGGACCAGAGgcacagcaagaaaaaagagatATAACAGAGTCAACAGCATACACACCTCTGACCACCACTGCCAAAGTTCGG cCAAAGAAACTTGGATTTTCACATTTTGgaaacttaagaaaaaagaaatttgatgAATCAACAGACTACATTTGTCCTATGGATACAAATCCAGCTGCTACAAATGGTACTCAGAAGAACTATGGTGGATACAAAGGACTTAGTCCATTCACTGATAGGGAGCTGGATCAG ATGGAACATTCAGAAGGAACAGTAAAGCAAATAGGGGCTTTTTCTCAAGGCATAAGCAATCTTACG acaatgtTAAGCCAAGATGAAATGCTAAATGACAGCAGATTTTTAACACCTACCTTTGAAGACTGGAGATGA